Proteins from one Planctomyces sp. SH-PL62 genomic window:
- a CDS encoding IS5 family transposase (programmed frameshift), giving the protein MTRRYELKDEEFALIADLLPPVGRPGGRWNDHRTTLDGVLWILHTGAQWRELPERYGKWKSVYDRFNRWARDGTIDRILERLHLELDASGRIDFDLWCIDGTSIRAGRAAAGAGGKRGTAEPADHALGRSRGGFGTKLHLVVDSGGVPLSAVVTAGQAHESRSLEPALEAVRIKRPGRGRPRRRPRRLAGDKGYSYRRIRRYLRRRGIKAVIPTRKDQRRSPTFDAEAYRRRNIVERCILWMKENRRLATRFEKLAVNFLAMVKLAMIRRCFRLIEPSDRT; this is encoded by the exons ATGACGCGACGCTACGAGCTGAAGGACGAGGAGTTCGCCCTGATCGCCGACCTGCTCCCTCCGGTCGGGAGGCCGGGCGGGCGGTGGAACGACCACCGCACGACGCTCGACGGCGTCCTCTGGATCCTCCATACGGGCGCCCAGTGGCGGGAGCTGCCGGAGCGATACGGAAAGTGGAAGAGCGTCTACGACCGATTCAACCGCTGGGCCCGCGACGGCACGATCGACCGCATCCTGGAGCGGCTGCATCTCGAGCTGGACGCCTCGGGGCGGATCGACTTCGACCTCTGGTGCATCGACGGGACGTCCATCCGGGCCGGCCGCGCGGCCGCCGGGGCC GGGGGGAAAAGGGGGACGGCCGAGCCGGCCGACCACGCCCTCGGCCGCTCGCGCGGCGGCTTCGGGACGAAGCTGCACCTGGTCGTCGACTCCGGCGGCGTCCCGCTGTCGGCCGTCGTCACCGCGGGCCAGGCCCACGAGTCGAGGTCCCTGGAGCCGGCGCTCGAGGCGGTGCGGATCAAGCGGCCCGGCCGGGGCCGGCCGCGACGCCGGCCCCGCCGCCTGGCCGGCGACAAGGGGTATAGCTACAGACGCATCCGCCGCTACCTGCGACGGCGAGGGATCAAGGCGGTGATCCCGACCCGCAAGGACCAGCGGCGAAGCCCGACGTTCGACGCCGAGGCCTACCGCCGCCGCAACATCGTCGAGAGGTGCATCCTCTGGATGAAGGAGAACCGGCGGCTGGCGACGCGGTTCGAGAAGCTGGCGGTCAACTTCCTGGCCATGGTCAAGCTGGCCATGATCCGCCGTTGCTTTCGGCTCATCGAGCCGTCAGACAGAACCTAG
- a CDS encoding IS630 family transposase, translating to MGRPCSADLRERVVAAVDRGEESQRAIARRFEVSPSFVVRMLQRRRASGGLEPGPHGGGAGFKLGLDERIRLFELVRRHADATPKQIKERGGFDCTLVTIWRPLRRSGWTRKKKSPHAAERDRPDVKEARRRSRRKAKRLDPRRRIVLDEAGVDASMTPTQARAPGGRRAEGSAPKAWRTTTVVAAAGLDGLRGESAFAGAMDEPAFRTYAEGVLAPNLRPGDVVVMDDLRVHDSEAAEAAIERAGARGIRPPPYSPDHDPIEEMWSKLKARLRRIAAGTTPALHQAPADALYQTTAKDIAGWFRHSGLYAIPG from the coding sequence GTGGGAAGACCTTGTTCGGCGGATCTGCGGGAGCGCGTGGTCGCGGCGGTGGACAGGGGCGAGGAGTCGCAACGCGCGATCGCCCGGCGGTTCGAGGTGAGCCCGTCGTTCGTGGTGCGGATGCTGCAGCGTCGGCGTGCGAGCGGCGGCCTGGAGCCGGGGCCCCACGGCGGCGGGGCCGGGTTCAAGCTCGGGCTCGACGAGCGGATTCGCCTGTTCGAGTTGGTTCGCCGGCACGCCGACGCCACGCCGAAGCAGATCAAGGAGCGGGGCGGCTTCGACTGCACGCTCGTGACGATCTGGCGGCCGTTGCGGCGGTCCGGCTGGACGCGGAAGAAGAAGTCGCCGCACGCCGCCGAACGCGACCGCCCCGACGTCAAGGAGGCCCGCCGGAGGTCCCGCCGCAAGGCGAAGCGGCTCGATCCGAGACGGCGGATCGTCCTGGACGAGGCCGGTGTCGACGCGTCGATGACCCCGACGCAAGCCCGGGCCCCGGGGGGGCGTCGGGCCGAGGGCTCGGCCCCGAAGGCGTGGCGGACGACGACCGTGGTCGCGGCGGCGGGCCTCGACGGCCTCCGCGGCGAGTCGGCGTTCGCCGGCGCCATGGACGAGCCGGCGTTCCGGACCTACGCCGAAGGCGTGCTCGCGCCGAACCTGCGCCCCGGCGACGTCGTGGTGATGGACGACCTTCGCGTCCACGACTCGGAGGCGGCCGAGGCCGCGATCGAGCGGGCGGGGGCGAGAGGGATCCGGCCGCCGCCGTACAGCCCCGACCACGACCCCATCGAGGAGATGTGGTCGAAGCTCAAGGCCCGCCTGCGTCGGATCGCCGCGGGGACGACCCCGGCGTTGCATCAGGCGCCGGCCGACGCCCTCTACCAGACCACGGCCAAGGATATCGCCGGCTGGTTCAGGCATTCAGGGCTGTATGCCATCCCGGGGTAA
- a CDS encoding polysaccharide pyruvyl transferase family protein, with translation MSRVLSDASQSITKVALLAHIGKGNLGDEATMATAIENIRIRRPDTEIHAFTLNPIDTEARHNVPSHPLRRLRISTNPAATTQSAAHYGFSIWSLFERIKDIVKQIPLISTALRGLSNGMNVAGSSVLDFVFFVQSSRRLKDTDVVVIVGGGQLGDYFGGPWGFPYNLLGWSLLARIRRADVVYLSIGAGPINSPLSRFFLRSALSLANYRSFRDEGSLRLIESLGGTKKNHVFPDLVHGLSVSISNTRKTGDASVIGINPLPFHDARYWAEDNPFVYQRYIKKLALFAQSLIRDGYIVYLIPTQVIADSQVVHDIELLIRNEHPLTPVSSLICPPVQSLEDLLDVISRTDLVFASRFHGVVLSLVSSKPVIALAYNKKTSELMTDVGMGDYVSDIDQFDTEWMASRFERLLDESEAALSRVASRLGEYKVSLDDQYDRLFGPRPKYQDRA, from the coding sequence ATGAGCAGAGTTTTGAGCGACGCCAGCCAATCGATAACAAAAGTCGCTCTCTTAGCCCATATTGGCAAGGGGAATCTGGGGGATGAGGCTACGATGGCCACCGCAATTGAAAACATCCGAATCCGCCGACCAGATACCGAAATTCATGCGTTCACCCTGAATCCTATTGATACCGAAGCAAGACACAACGTCCCGTCCCACCCGCTCAGGCGTCTACGTATTTCGACGAATCCGGCTGCAACGACTCAATCGGCGGCCCATTATGGATTCAGCATATGGAGTCTATTCGAACGTATCAAGGATATTGTCAAGCAGATTCCTCTGATCTCAACGGCCTTGCGAGGTCTCAGCAACGGAATGAATGTCGCTGGGTCATCGGTTCTAGACTTCGTATTCTTTGTTCAGTCGAGTCGGCGATTGAAAGACACGGATGTTGTCGTAATTGTTGGCGGAGGTCAGTTGGGCGATTATTTCGGTGGGCCTTGGGGATTCCCCTACAACCTTCTTGGATGGTCATTGCTAGCCCGCATTCGACGGGCTGATGTCGTTTATTTGAGCATCGGAGCTGGGCCCATCAATTCGCCTCTCAGCCGCTTTTTCCTGCGCTCGGCATTGTCGCTGGCGAATTATCGTTCATTCCGAGACGAAGGGTCGCTTCGACTAATCGAGAGCTTGGGGGGCACGAAGAAAAATCATGTCTTCCCTGACCTGGTCCATGGCCTATCGGTCAGCATCTCGAACACACGCAAAACCGGCGATGCGAGCGTGATAGGTATTAATCCATTGCCCTTTCACGACGCGCGATACTGGGCCGAGGACAATCCATTCGTATATCAAAGATACATCAAGAAGCTTGCCCTGTTTGCGCAAAGCCTGATTCGAGACGGATACATTGTTTATCTGATTCCAACCCAGGTGATCGCAGATAGCCAGGTCGTGCATGACATCGAGCTTCTTATTCGCAACGAACACCCATTGACACCCGTTTCTTCCTTGATCTGTCCGCCGGTCCAATCTCTCGAGGATCTACTTGATGTCATATCGAGGACGGATTTGGTGTTTGCCAGCCGATTCCATGGCGTCGTTCTTTCGCTCGTGTCCAGCAAGCCGGTGATTGCGCTTGCATACAATAAGAAAACCAGCGAACTGATGACAGATGTAGGAATGGGGGATTACGTTTCTGACATCGATCAATTCGATACTGAATGGATGGCGTCCCGATTCGAGCGGCTTCTGGACGAGTCTGAAGCAGCGCTGAGCCGCGTTGCGTCGAGGCTGGGTGAGTATAAAGTCTCTCTGGACGACCAATACGATCGTCTGTTTGGTCCTCGCCCGAAGTACCAGGACCGGGCGTGA
- a CDS encoding transposase: protein MYADSKHHDFRLYGWVEANARWETAIIRRPDGSKGWVRLPIRWTVERTFARLGRCRRLTKDREKTVRSSGSFIKPAMIRPMLHRLRPSDVDPGFRYRRPATAA from the coding sequence ATGTACGCCGACTCGAAGCATCACGACTTCAGGCTCTACGGGTGGGTCGAGGCGAACGCGAGGTGGGAGACGGCGATCATCCGACGTCCCGACGGCTCGAAGGGCTGGGTGAGGCTGCCGATCCGCTGGACGGTCGAGCGGACGTTCGCCCGGCTGGGCCGCTGCCGGCGGCTGACCAAGGACCGCGAGAAGACGGTCCGGTCGTCGGGGTCGTTCATCAAGCCGGCGATGATCCGGCCGATGCTCCATCGCCTCCGGCCCTCGGACGTCGACCCGGGGTTTCGGTATCGACGGCCCGCAACGGCAGCGTAA
- a CDS encoding transposase: MITDEIWSVLGPMVERCCSKLGPEPEPPDRRFFEAVPYRARTGVPWCGLPAEFGAWDAV; encoded by the coding sequence TTGATCACCGACGAGATCTGGTCCGTCCTCGGCCCGATGGTCGAGAGATGCTGCTCGAAGCTGGGCCCCGAGCCGGAGCCGCCCGACCGAAGGTTCTTCGAGGCGGTCCCCTACCGGGCCCGCACCGGCGTCCCCTGGTGCGGCCTGCCGGCGGAGTTCGGGGCCTGGGACGCCGTCTAA
- a CDS encoding sugar phosphate nucleotidyltransferase gives MKVVLFCGGLGMRIREYPEPVPKPMIPIGYRPLIWHVMKYYAHFGHKDFILCLGYRADAVKKYFLGYDECVSNNFILSEGGRDLRLLSSDIQDWRITFVDTGVNASVGERLKIVKPYLDGESEFLANYSDGVTDLHLPHYIDHFRQRGKLGCFLAVRPPQSYHIVSVEGDVVTGIEPVNRSKVWINGGFFVFRTELFDYLRTGEELVEEPFQRLIHDEQLIACRHEGYWACMDTFKDQQQLEDLWTRGQAPWELWNPARSTHVAHSCNA, from the coding sequence ATGAAAGTCGTTCTCTTCTGCGGCGGCCTTGGCATGCGGATCCGAGAGTATCCTGAGCCAGTACCCAAGCCAATGATCCCTATTGGCTATCGTCCACTAATATGGCATGTCATGAAGTACTACGCCCATTTCGGACACAAGGATTTCATTCTATGCCTCGGCTACCGAGCCGACGCCGTCAAGAAGTATTTCCTAGGTTACGATGAGTGTGTCTCCAACAACTTCATCCTCTCAGAAGGCGGACGCGATCTTCGGCTGCTAAGCAGCGATATCCAGGACTGGCGAATCACCTTCGTCGATACTGGAGTCAACGCAAGCGTCGGCGAGAGATTGAAGATTGTAAAACCCTATCTGGATGGGGAGTCAGAGTTTTTGGCCAACTACAGCGACGGAGTTACCGATCTTCACCTCCCGCACTACATCGATCATTTCCGCCAGCGAGGCAAGTTGGGTTGTTTTTTGGCGGTCCGTCCACCGCAGAGTTACCACATCGTTTCTGTCGAGGGCGACGTTGTCACAGGCATCGAGCCGGTGAATCGATCTAAGGTTTGGATCAATGGAGGATTCTTTGTATTCCGAACCGAATTGTTCGACTATTTGAGAACCGGCGAGGAATTGGTTGAAGAGCCCTTCCAGAGGCTAATCCACGATGAACAGTTGATCGCATGCCGACATGAAGGCTACTGGGCATGCATGGACACCTTCAAGGATCAACAACAACTCGAGGATTTATGGACTCGAGGGCAAGCACCCTGGGAACTTTGGAATCCAGCGCGATCAACACATGTAGCTCACTCATGCAACGCCTAG
- a CDS encoding transposase yields the protein MYADSKHHDFRLYGWVEANARWETAIIRRPDGSKGWVRLPIRWTVERTFARLGRCRRLTKDREKTVRSSGSFIKPAMIRPMLHRLRPSDVDPEFRYRRPATAA from the coding sequence ATGTACGCCGACTCGAAGCATCACGACTTCAGGCTCTACGGGTGGGTCGAGGCGAACGCGAGGTGGGAGACGGCGATCATCCGACGTCCCGACGGCTCGAAGGGCTGGGTGAGGCTGCCGATCCGCTGGACGGTCGAGCGGACGTTCGCCCGGCTGGGCCGCTGCCGGCGGCTGACCAAGGACCGCGAGAAGACGGTCCGGTCGTCGGGGTCGTTCATCAAGCCGGCGATGATCCGGCCGATGCTCCATCGCCTCCGGCCCTCGGACGTCGACCCGGAGTTTCGGTATCGACGGCCCGCAACGGCAGCGTAA
- a CDS encoding IS630 family transposase has product MGRPRSADLRERVVAAVDRGEESQRAIARRFEVSPSFVVRMLQRRRASGGLEPGPHGGGAGFKLGLDERIRLFELVRRHPDATPKQIKERGGFDCTLVTIWRPLRRSGWTRKKKSPHAAERDRPDVKEARRRSRRKAKRLDPRRRIVLDEAGVDASMTPTQAWAPGGRRAEGSAPKAWRTTTVVAAVGLDGLRGESAFAGAMDEPAFRTYAEGVLAPNLRPGDVVVMDDLRVHDSEAAEAAIERAGARGVRPPPYSPDHDPIEEMWSKLKARLRRIAAGTTPALHQAPADALYQTTAKDIAGWFRHSGLYAIPG; this is encoded by the coding sequence GTGGGAAGACCTCGTTCGGCGGATCTTCGGGAGCGCGTGGTCGCGGCGGTGGACAGGGGCGAGGAGTCGCAACGCGCGATCGCCCGGCGGTTCGAGGTGAGCCCGTCGTTCGTGGTGCGGATGCTGCAGCGTCGGCGTGCGAGCGGCGGCCTGGAGCCGGGGCCCCACGGCGGCGGGGCCGGGTTCAAGCTCGGGCTCGACGAGCGGATTCGCCTGTTCGAGTTGGTTCGCCGGCACCCCGACGCCACGCCGAAGCAGATCAAGGAGCGGGGCGGCTTCGACTGCACGCTCGTGACGATCTGGCGGCCGTTGCGGCGGTCCGGCTGGACGCGGAAGAAGAAGTCGCCGCACGCCGCCGAACGCGACCGCCCCGACGTCAAGGAGGCCCGCCGGAGGTCCCGCCGCAAGGCGAAGCGGCTCGATCCGAGACGGCGGATCGTCCTGGACGAGGCCGGTGTCGACGCGTCGATGACCCCGACGCAAGCCTGGGCCCCGGGGGGGCGTCGGGCCGAGGGCTCGGCCCCGAAGGCGTGGCGGACGACGACCGTGGTCGCGGCGGTGGGCCTCGACGGCCTCCGCGGCGAGTCGGCGTTCGCCGGCGCCATGGACGAGCCGGCGTTCCGGACCTACGCCGAAGGCGTGCTCGCGCCGAACCTGCGCCCCGGCGACGTCGTGGTGATGGACGACCTTCGCGTCCACGACTCGGAGGCGGCCGAGGCCGCGATCGAGCGGGCGGGGGCGAGAGGGGTCCGGCCGCCGCCGTACAGCCCCGACCACGACCCCATCGAGGAGATGTGGTCGAAGCTCAAGGCCCGCCTGCGTCGGATCGCCGCGGGGACGACCCCGGCGTTGCATCAGGCGCCGGCCGACGCCCTCTACCAGACCACGGCCAAGGATATCGCCGGCTGGTTCAGGCATTCAGGGCTGTATGCCATCCCGGGGTAA
- a CDS encoding DUF4910 domain-containing protein, translating to MDIAKVKSTLHMEDMGQAMYEMIARLFPICRSITGNGVRESLAIVREHVPLELHEIPSGTRIYDWSVPQEWNIRDAFVRDPSGIKVIDFQRSNLHVMSYSVPVRARMPLEALRPHLYSDPDHPNWVPNRRSYYKKDWGFCLSYADMQKLIPGDYEVCIDSSLEDGSLTYGECFLPGDVTDEVLISTHVCHPSLCNDNLSGIVVSAFLAQLLAAIPLHFSYRFLFIPQGIGSISWLASNEEVASRIRHGLVLSCLGDDGDFTYKTSRRGDADIDRACSHVLHESAKPARVLKFSPHGGDERQFCSPGFDLPIGVLMRSSYGNFPQYHTSADDLNFVQPKALSESFNVLIDIIAILENNRNYRNTCPRCEPYLAKRGISLSGDWPFGPSKEQPVLWLLNMADGSHSLLDIAVRSGLDFDSLCQAARMLRKYGLLTE from the coding sequence ATGGACATTGCCAAAGTCAAAAGCACGCTCCACATGGAAGACATGGGACAGGCGATGTACGAAATGATTGCTCGGCTTTTCCCCATATGCCGAAGCATCACTGGCAATGGAGTGCGTGAGTCACTCGCCATAGTCCGCGAGCATGTCCCCCTCGAACTACATGAAATTCCGTCGGGAACGCGTATCTACGACTGGTCAGTTCCGCAGGAATGGAATATCCGCGACGCTTTCGTCAGGGATCCAAGCGGGATCAAGGTGATCGATTTCCAACGGTCTAATCTCCACGTCATGAGCTATAGCGTTCCAGTTCGGGCACGCATGCCACTTGAGGCATTGAGGCCGCATCTCTATTCCGACCCAGATCATCCGAACTGGGTACCTAACCGGAGAAGCTATTACAAGAAGGACTGGGGATTCTGCCTGAGTTATGCTGATATGCAAAAGTTAATTCCGGGCGACTACGAGGTTTGCATCGATTCATCGCTCGAGGACGGCTCTCTTACTTATGGAGAGTGTTTTCTGCCGGGGGATGTCACTGATGAAGTCCTTATCTCGACACATGTCTGCCACCCATCCCTGTGCAACGATAACCTGTCCGGGATCGTAGTATCGGCGTTTCTGGCTCAGCTGCTTGCGGCCATCCCTCTGCACTTCTCCTACAGATTCCTGTTCATCCCCCAAGGGATCGGCTCAATATCATGGCTTGCCAGCAATGAAGAAGTTGCCTCACGAATTCGCCACGGTTTAGTCCTAAGCTGCCTCGGCGACGATGGTGACTTCACGTATAAGACTTCGCGACGCGGCGATGCGGATATCGACCGAGCTTGCTCCCACGTATTGCATGAGTCGGCGAAGCCGGCGCGCGTTCTCAAATTCTCTCCCCACGGTGGCGACGAGCGGCAGTTTTGCTCGCCCGGATTCGATCTCCCGATCGGCGTTTTGATGCGTTCGAGTTATGGAAATTTCCCTCAATATCACACGTCGGCTGACGATCTCAATTTCGTTCAACCGAAAGCGCTCTCGGAGTCCTTCAATGTCCTGATTGATATTATAGCGATCCTCGAGAACAACCGAAACTACCGGAACACGTGCCCACGATGCGAGCCTTACCTTGCCAAACGAGGTATCAGCCTGAGTGGAGACTGGCCCTTCGGCCCCTCGAAGGAGCAACCGGTACTCTGGCTGCTCAATATGGCCGATGGATCACACTCATTACTCGACATTGCTGTGCGTTCAGGGCTTGATTTCGATAGTCTTTGTCAGGCTGCGCGAATGCTCCGCAAGTATGGCCTTCTAACCGAATGA
- a CDS encoding glycosyltransferase family 2 protein — MSIGLAVFNGESFLTETVEAFIAQTFSDFELIISDNASTDGTPTIAKAFAARDSRIRYHVNVRNLGLAGNHNIVVHMARGAYFKWAAADDVCLPNYLARCVQVLDEDPSVVLTYPRTQFIDADGLHLDIEDPGWHLVSDSPAERLRRILASRLWMNAIAGLVRINALRKTRLMPAYSGGDYRVLAELSLFGKIHEIPETLFLRRLHADASSQHGTSGTNPDRLWFNRYMTGTETSRSSPQWRINIDHFRTITCSRLTLRQKASLIGTLLRRTRWDRDRLVLELTEAIPAYFRRLERR, encoded by the coding sequence AACCTTCTCGGATTTTGAATTGATCATTTCCGACAACGCGTCGACGGATGGCACGCCAACAATCGCGAAGGCGTTCGCAGCCAGGGACTCACGGATTCGCTATCACGTCAATGTCAGGAACCTAGGACTGGCCGGCAATCACAACATCGTCGTTCACATGGCGCGAGGGGCGTACTTCAAGTGGGCGGCCGCCGATGACGTGTGCTTGCCGAACTACCTGGCTCGTTGTGTTCAGGTACTCGACGAGGATCCCAGCGTGGTCCTCACTTATCCGCGAACCCAATTCATCGACGCCGATGGATTACACCTCGACATCGAGGATCCCGGCTGGCATTTGGTCTCGGATTCACCCGCCGAGCGGCTTCGTCGCATTCTCGCCTCAAGACTCTGGATGAACGCGATCGCCGGATTAGTGAGGATAAACGCGCTACGAAAGACCCGCCTGATGCCGGCCTACAGCGGCGGTGACTATCGGGTCCTGGCAGAGTTAAGCCTGTTTGGCAAGATCCACGAAATTCCCGAGACTTTGTTCTTGCGAAGACTCCATGCGGACGCCTCAAGCCAGCATGGTACGAGTGGTACGAACCCCGACCGCCTATGGTTCAATCGATACATGACTGGGACCGAAACTTCCAGGTCTTCCCCTCAATGGCGTATCAATATCGACCATTTTCGCACCATTACATGCTCTCGCCTTACTCTCCGACAGAAAGCATCTCTGATAGGTACTCTTCTTCGCCGCACTCGGTGGGACCGCGACCGCCTGGTACTGGAATTAACGGAGGCGATCCCAGCGTATTTTAGGCGTCTTGAACGACGATGA
- a CDS encoding class I SAM-dependent methyltransferase, whose amino-acid sequence MACRCRFCGASLRHKFVDLGMSPLCESYVSLDQINRMERFYPLVAYTCSECYLVQLEAYVSADQIFSEYAYFSSYSDSWVEHARRYVDQMLDRFALDVHSRVVELASNDGYLLQHFVARGIPSLGVEPAANVAEVAVSKGVPTLVEFFGLATAQALVAEGMKADLLIGNNVLAQVPDLNDFVGGMKFLLNARGVITLEFPHLLNLMAENQFDTIYHEHFCYFSFTTFVNIFAAHGLLVFDVEELPTHGGSLRIYACHAGDLSKPVEPRVGELLKRETARGWDNLGAYGTFSEKVKETKRKLLSFLIKAKGEGRTVAGYGAPGKGNTLLNYCGIRTDFLDYTVDRNIYKQGKFLPGTHIPIFAPEKLMETRPDYVLILPWNIKDEIMSQHSYIRQWGGRFVVPIPEVHVFD is encoded by the coding sequence ATGGCCTGTCGCTGCAGATTCTGCGGAGCGAGCCTTCGCCACAAGTTCGTCGACTTGGGTATGTCGCCGCTCTGCGAGAGTTACGTGAGCCTCGATCAAATCAATCGAATGGAGAGGTTTTATCCACTCGTCGCGTACACTTGCTCGGAATGCTACCTGGTTCAGCTTGAAGCTTACGTTAGCGCAGACCAGATATTCAGCGAATATGCATATTTCTCCTCTTACTCGGACAGTTGGGTAGAGCACGCTCGCAGGTATGTTGATCAAATGCTCGATCGATTTGCTTTAGATGTGCACAGCCGTGTCGTCGAGTTGGCTAGCAACGACGGTTATCTGCTTCAGCATTTCGTCGCCCGCGGCATCCCATCTCTTGGTGTGGAACCGGCAGCGAATGTAGCCGAAGTCGCCGTTTCCAAAGGCGTACCGACGCTTGTCGAATTCTTCGGTCTGGCGACTGCTCAAGCCCTAGTCGCAGAGGGAATGAAGGCCGACCTGCTCATTGGAAACAATGTGCTCGCCCAAGTCCCCGACCTCAATGATTTCGTTGGAGGAATGAAGTTTCTTCTAAATGCTAGAGGCGTGATCACCCTAGAGTTCCCCCATCTATTGAATCTGATGGCCGAGAACCAATTCGACACGATCTATCATGAGCACTTCTGCTACTTCTCCTTCACAACGTTCGTCAACATCTTCGCCGCACATGGCCTCCTCGTGTTTGACGTCGAGGAATTGCCCACCCACGGCGGTTCGCTGCGGATATACGCTTGCCACGCCGGGGATCTTTCCAAGCCCGTCGAACCGCGTGTGGGGGAGTTGCTTAAAAGGGAGACTGCACGAGGCTGGGATAACCTAGGCGCCTACGGCACGTTCAGTGAAAAGGTCAAGGAAACCAAACGGAAGCTTCTGAGCTTTCTGATCAAAGCGAAGGGTGAAGGTAGAACCGTAGCCGGCTACGGCGCTCCGGGCAAAGGTAATACGCTGTTGAACTACTGTGGGATCCGGACGGATTTTCTGGATTACACTGTAGATCGGAACATTTACAAGCAGGGCAAATTCCTGCCGGGCACGCATATTCCGATTTTCGCACCCGAGAAGCTCATGGAAACGAGACCGGACTATGTGCTGATCCTACCCTGGAACATCAAGGATGAGATCATGAGCCAGCACTCGTACATACGCCAATGGGGCGGCCGCTTCGTCGTGCCGATTCCCGAAGTGCATGTCTTCGACTGA